In Magnolia sinica isolate HGM2019 chromosome 12, MsV1, whole genome shotgun sequence, a single genomic region encodes these proteins:
- the LOC131220363 gene encoding putative germin-like protein 2-1, translated as MAHHILFLGFLALSCSLALASSPLQDFCVAKPNSQVLVNGLACEDPKLAQADDFFFTGLHKPGNTSNFLGSAVTPVFAAHLPGLNTLGISMVRIDYAPWGLISPHTHPRATEILTVVEGTIYAGFVTSNPDNRLIAKVLQKGDVFVFPEGLIHFQRNIGYGSAVAIAALSSENPGVITIANSVFGSNGPISTEVLTKAFQLDKDAVDYLQSKF; from the exons ATGGCCCACCACATTCTCTTCTTGGGTTTTTTAGCTCTCAGTTGCTCTCTTGCCTTAGCCTCAAGCCCTTTGCAGGATTTCTGTGTGGCCAAGCCCAACAGTCAAG TGTTGGTTAATGGATTAGCCTGTGAGGACCCAAAGCTCGCTCAAGCCGACGATTTCTTCTTCACTGGGCTCCACAAACCAGGCAACACATCAAACTTCCTTGGATCGGCAGTCACTCCCGTCTTCGCAGCCCATTTACCTGGACTTAACACGCTCGGCATCTCAATGGTTCGCATAGACTATGCACCATGGGGCCTCATTTCGCCCCACACTCACCCGCGGGCCACCGAGATCCTAACGGTTGTGGAGGGCACCATCTATGCCGGCTTCGTCACGTCCAACCCCGACAACCGTCTGATTGCGAAGGTCCTCCAAAAGGGTGATGTGTTTGTCTTCCCAGAGGGACTCATTCACTTCCAGCGTAACATCGGGTATGGGAGTGCCGTTGCGATCGCGGCCCTCAGCAGCGAAAACCCAGGTGTGATCACCATCGCTAATTCTGTCTTCGGATCGAATGGGCCCATTTCGACTGAGGTCCTTACCAAGGCCTTCCAGCTGGACAAGGATGCAGTGGATTACCTCCAGTCCAAGTTCTAA